A part of Prevotella melaninogenica genomic DNA contains:
- a CDS encoding esterase-like activity of phytase family protein — MTVILRFSSFLIFVLCFPFTFFAQSPQLIRVNPQHYFQHTVPKGNYSGLTWLGGNRYAVVSDKATESGFFIFRIEIDSVSGDIKNVENEGFFSSGESNKDEEGIAFFLKDSTLLIAREADNRIVEYGMNGRLTGWELAIPSVFSTATPAYSFEALTYNALTHRFWTTSESTLKTDGEQTNATNHVKNKLRFQSFDDSFTPREQYAYLMDAAENQASASNYAMGVPAMTALDDGRLLVLEREFLVTSSKIGSFVENKIYCVDPAESVAINQERGLDADSPYMQKVLIATWKTSLGLLRQNLANYEGMCLGPRLADGSQVIVFCADSQDQYGGVLRDWFRTVIIR; from the coding sequence ATGACTGTGATACTAAGATTTAGTAGTTTTCTTATATTTGTTTTGTGTTTTCCTTTCACATTCTTTGCGCAAAGTCCGCAGCTTATTCGAGTCAATCCACAGCATTATTTTCAGCACACAGTTCCTAAAGGGAATTATAGCGGACTGACATGGTTAGGTGGCAATCGCTATGCTGTGGTGTCTGATAAGGCGACAGAAAGTGGTTTCTTCATCTTTCGTATCGAGATTGATAGTGTAAGTGGAGATATAAAGAATGTTGAAAATGAAGGCTTCTTTTCATCTGGTGAGTCGAATAAAGATGAAGAAGGGATTGCTTTCTTTCTGAAGGATAGTACATTGTTGATAGCTCGTGAGGCAGATAATAGAATTGTTGAATATGGAATGAATGGAAGGTTAACAGGTTGGGAGTTGGCAATACCTTCTGTGTTCAGTACTGCCACACCTGCATATAGCTTTGAAGCATTAACGTATAATGCTCTAACCCATCGCTTTTGGACAACTTCAGAAAGTACGTTGAAGACTGATGGGGAACAAACGAATGCGACAAATCATGTGAAGAATAAGCTTCGTTTTCAGAGTTTTGATGATTCTTTTACTCCAAGAGAGCAGTATGCTTATCTGATGGATGCTGCGGAAAATCAAGCTTCTGCATCTAATTATGCTATGGGCGTGCCAGCTATGACAGCCTTAGATGATGGAAGGTTACTTGTCTTGGAGCGAGAATTCTTAGTGACTTCAAGTAAGATTGGTTCCTTTGTAGAGAATAAAATATACTGTGTAGACCCTGCGGAGTCTGTTGCTATCAACCAAGAAAGAGGACTTGATGCCGATAGTCCATATATGCAGAAAGTATTGATAGCAACATGGAAAACCTCATTGGGGCTGCTTCGTCAGAATCTTGCTAATTATGAGGGAATGTGTCTTGGTCCCCGCCTTGCAGACGGAAGCCAAGTAATAGTGTTTTGTGCTGACAGCCAAGACCAGTATGGTGGTGTACTTCGTGACTGGTTTCGTACGGTTATTATCCGATAA
- a CDS encoding sigma-70 family RNA polymerase sigma factor, with amino-acid sequence MTSNEKYIEDIAKEQLLSDKEEQELAEKIKVGDANALEKLTKANLKFVVSLAHQYRNRGLGEDDLISEGNIGMMYAAQKFDGSRGVRFVVFAAPYIRKAMEEAIKEQATLYKLPKNETSRYEQKRSQAISIDQPVPVGSSNNFTLQHILENENAKHADEHLNQEIISNEIQKGLDVLDEREKRVITYIYGLSGAHYTMAEIAEDMGLKRERVRQIRDKALRKLHKKMK; translated from the coding sequence ATGACTTCAAACGAGAAATACATCGAAGATATAGCTAAAGAGCAACTTCTTTCAGACAAAGAAGAACAAGAATTAGCAGAAAAGATAAAGGTTGGCGATGCAAACGCCTTAGAGAAACTTACCAAGGCCAACTTGAAGTTTGTTGTTTCATTGGCACATCAATATCGTAATCGAGGATTGGGAGAAGACGACCTTATCAGCGAGGGGAACATCGGTATGATGTATGCTGCGCAGAAATTTGATGGCTCAAGGGGCGTACGCTTTGTCGTCTTTGCTGCTCCTTACATCCGTAAAGCCATGGAAGAGGCTATCAAAGAGCAAGCTACACTCTATAAACTTCCTAAGAACGAGACAAGTAGATATGAACAGAAACGTTCACAGGCAATCTCTATAGACCAGCCTGTACCCGTAGGAAGTAGTAACAACTTCACCCTTCAGCATATCCTTGAGAACGAAAATGCTAAGCATGCAGACGAACATCTTAACCAAGAAATCATCAGTAACGAAATTCAAAAAGGATTAGACGTACTTGATGAACGTGAGAAACGCGTCATTACATATATCTATGGACTAAGTGGAGCACACTACACAATGGCAGAGATTGCGGAGGATATGGGACTAAAACGTGAACGTGTGCGCCAGATTCGTGACAAGGCTTTGCGCAAACTTCATAAGAAGATGAAATAA
- a CDS encoding DedA family protein produces the protein MSFITSMLGHLNYGTIFILMLLESTVIPVPSELVVAPAAYHAAAGNLDIWLVILFATLGADVGATINYLAGWYLGRPIIYKFANSKWGHLCLLNQEKVEKSERYFDEHGMVATITGRLLPGIRHLISIPAGLAKMSYWKFLLYTTIGAASWHTILALLGHYMHSFVPEDQLQEKILEYGEYIKFGLIFLVIVVCFYFLVKWYVKKKKNNKNHSQQV, from the coding sequence ATGAGTTTTATCACATCCATGCTCGGACATCTCAACTATGGCACTATCTTTATTTTGATGCTTCTTGAAAGTACGGTTATCCCTGTACCATCAGAATTAGTTGTTGCCCCAGCTGCCTATCATGCTGCCGCAGGCAACCTTGATATATGGTTGGTAATTCTTTTTGCCACATTAGGAGCAGATGTTGGTGCAACTATAAACTATCTTGCAGGATGGTATTTGGGTCGCCCTATCATTTATAAATTTGCAAATAGTAAATGGGGACATCTTTGTTTATTGAATCAAGAAAAGGTCGAAAAGAGCGAACGATACTTCGATGAGCATGGTATGGTGGCTACAATCACTGGACGTCTCTTACCAGGTATTCGCCATCTTATCTCCATTCCAGCAGGATTGGCGAAGATGAGCTATTGGAAGTTCTTGCTTTATACTACTATAGGTGCAGCCTCATGGCACACTATTCTTGCACTTTTAGGACATTACATGCACTCTTTTGTACCAGAAGATCAGCTCCAAGAGAAGATTTTAGAGTATGGAGAGTATATTAAGTTTGGTCTTATCTTCTTGGTAATTGTTGTTTGTTTTTACTTCCTTGTTAAGTGGTATGTAAAGAAAAAGAAGAACAACAAGAACCATTCACAGCAGGTATAA
- a CDS encoding tetratricopeptide repeat protein, with the protein MDIYYQSDKFKQVLHRYEELQKDNISEFLDPEELTDVAEYYHYVGEDNNALEAIDYATRLYPTATTPLSFKARLALFIDEDPELANEIAEMIVDKSDLDYLYLKAEIMIVDNKADDADDFLQNQYDEVISQEDREDYVLDVAALFSDYEENEYVEKWLSRSTKTEDNDYKELRARLLKSRGKYKESESILNELLDTNPYSGPYWNQLAQNQLLRNDIKDSITSSEYSIAINPDDEEAILNKANGLFTLGNYEESLKYYERYKKLCHNQDTTVVDVTIGHIHLMQGNASEAQRYYHLALAETQSKSLTLIHIGISTFDNGYVEYAYNIFSTLLPEMDDDWDIGFAYLARCCYELKLKKEFNIYLQQAVERNPEESIEVLSDLYPEGTSPQDYPNIRIL; encoded by the coding sequence TTGGATATATACTATCAGAGTGATAAATTCAAGCAAGTCCTTCATAGATATGAAGAACTGCAAAAAGACAACATCAGCGAGTTCCTCGACCCAGAGGAACTGACTGATGTTGCTGAATATTATCACTATGTTGGTGAGGATAACAATGCTTTAGAAGCTATCGATTATGCCACCCGCTTGTATCCAACAGCCACTACTCCACTTTCTTTCAAGGCACGTTTAGCATTATTCATCGACGAAGACCCAGAGCTTGCTAACGAGATTGCAGAGATGATTGTTGACAAGAGTGACTTAGATTATCTCTATCTTAAGGCTGAAATTATGATCGTTGATAATAAGGCAGACGATGCAGATGACTTCCTTCAAAATCAGTATGACGAGGTTATCTCACAAGAAGACCGCGAGGATTATGTCCTTGATGTTGCTGCTCTCTTTTCCGATTATGAAGAAAATGAATATGTAGAGAAATGGTTGAGCCGCTCAACAAAGACAGAAGATAACGATTATAAGGAACTTCGTGCGCGTCTTCTCAAAAGCCGTGGGAAGTATAAAGAGAGTGAATCCATTCTCAATGAGTTACTTGATACCAACCCTTATTCTGGTCCTTACTGGAATCAGTTAGCCCAGAATCAGCTTTTAAGGAATGACATAAAGGATTCAATCACATCAAGTGAATACTCCATAGCTATCAACCCTGATGATGAAGAAGCTATCCTCAACAAGGCCAACGGACTCTTTACACTTGGAAATTATGAGGAATCTCTGAAGTACTACGAGCGTTATAAGAAGCTCTGCCATAATCAAGATACAACTGTCGTTGATGTTACTATCGGACATATACATCTCATGCAGGGCAATGCTTCAGAAGCGCAACGATATTATCATCTGGCATTAGCAGAAACACAGAGCAAGAGTCTGACACTCATCCATATTGGTATTTCAACCTTTGACAATGGATATGTCGAATATGCTTACAATATCTTTAGTACGTTATTGCCAGAAATGGATGACGACTGGGACATCGGCTTTGCATACCTTGCACGCTGTTGTTATGAATTAAAGCTAAAAAAGGAGTTCAATATATACTTGCAACAAGCCGTTGAAAGGAATCCAGAGGAGAGTATAGAGGTACTATCAGACCTCTATCCAGAAGGAACAAGCCCACAAGACTACCCCAATATTCGTATTTTATAA
- a CDS encoding glutamine--tRNA ligase/YqeY domain fusion protein, with translation MTTIENNTNEEKRSLSFVEQLVEEDLANGKNGGRIQTRFPPEPNGYLHIGHAKAICMDFGVAEDYKGICNLRFDDTNPSKENNEYVENILHDISWLGFKWGNIYYASDYFEKLWDFAVWMIKKGLAYVDEQTSEQIATQKGTPTTPGIASPYRDRPIEESLALFEQMNTPEAIEGSMVLRAKLDMANPNMHFRDPIIYRIIQIPHHRTGTKWHCYPMYDFAHGQSDYFEGVTHSICTLEFVPHRPLYDKLIDFLKESDGTDDNLTDNRPRQIEFNRLNLTYTVMSKRKLHTLVDEHLVNGWDDPRMPTLCGMRRRGYSPLSIRNFIDSIGYTKFDALNDVALLEAAVRDDLNKKATRVSAVLDPVKLVITNYPEGKTEEMEAINNPENEADGSHTITFSKNLWIERADFMEDAPKKFFRMSPGKEVRLKNAYIVKCTGCTKDAEGNIIEIQAEYDAESKSGMQGADRKVKGTLHWVSADHCLKAEVREYDRLFNVENPAADERDFRELLNPESLTVHTECYVEQYLAEKKPGDYLQFQRTGYFMLDPDTTADHLVFNKTVGLKDTWAKKAKA, from the coding sequence ATGACTACGATAGAGAACAACACCAATGAGGAGAAGCGTAGCTTGAGCTTCGTTGAACAACTGGTAGAGGAAGACCTCGCAAATGGTAAGAACGGAGGACGTATTCAGACACGTTTCCCGCCAGAGCCAAATGGCTATCTCCATATTGGTCATGCAAAAGCGATTTGCATGGACTTTGGTGTAGCTGAAGATTATAAGGGTATCTGCAATCTTCGCTTTGATGATACAAATCCAAGCAAAGAGAATAATGAATATGTAGAGAACATTCTTCATGATATTAGTTGGCTTGGTTTCAAATGGGGTAACATTTATTATGCAAGTGATTACTTTGAGAAACTGTGGGACTTTGCTGTATGGATGATTAAAAAGGGATTGGCATACGTTGACGAGCAGACATCTGAGCAGATTGCAACACAAAAGGGTACACCAACCACACCGGGTATAGCATCACCTTATCGTGATCGTCCTATAGAGGAAAGCCTTGCACTGTTTGAGCAGATGAATACACCTGAGGCTATTGAGGGTAGTATGGTACTTCGTGCTAAGCTTGATATGGCTAACCCTAATATGCACTTCCGTGATCCTATCATCTACCGAATCATTCAGATTCCACATCATCGTACAGGAACAAAGTGGCATTGCTACCCAATGTATGACTTTGCACACGGACAGAGCGACTACTTCGAGGGAGTAACCCACTCTATCTGTACACTCGAATTCGTTCCTCACCGTCCTCTCTATGATAAGTTGATAGACTTCTTGAAAGAAAGTGATGGTACTGATGACAACTTGACTGACAACCGTCCACGACAGATTGAGTTTAACCGCTTGAACCTTACTTATACAGTAATGTCAAAGCGTAAACTTCATACATTGGTTGATGAGCATCTTGTTAATGGATGGGATGACCCACGAATGCCGACCCTTTGTGGTATGCGTCGTCGTGGTTACTCTCCTCTGTCTATTCGTAACTTCATTGACTCTATCGGTTATACGAAGTTTGATGCGCTTAATGATGTAGCATTGTTGGAGGCTGCAGTACGTGATGACTTGAATAAGAAAGCAACACGTGTTAGCGCTGTGCTCGACCCTGTAAAGCTTGTTATTACCAACTATCCAGAAGGAAAGACTGAGGAAATGGAGGCTATCAACAACCCAGAGAATGAAGCAGATGGTTCACACACTATCACCTTCTCAAAGAATCTTTGGATTGAACGTGCAGACTTTATGGAGGATGCACCAAAGAAGTTCTTCCGTATGTCTCCCGGTAAAGAAGTGAGATTGAAGAATGCCTACATTGTTAAATGTACTGGCTGCACTAAGGATGCTGAGGGTAACATCATAGAGATTCAGGCTGAATACGATGCAGAGAGCAAGAGCGGTATGCAGGGTGCTGACCGTAAAGTGAAAGGTACTCTCCACTGGGTTAGCGCTGACCACTGCTTAAAGGCAGAGGTACGTGAGTACGACCGCTTGTTCAACGTAGAGAATCCTGCTGCTGATGAGCGTGATTTCCGTGAGCTTCTCAATCCAGAAAGCCTTACTGTACACACAGAGTGCTACGTTGAACAGTATCTCGCTGAGAAGAAACCGGGTGATTATCTACAGTTCCAGCGCACAGGTTACTTCATGCTTGACCCAGATACAACAGCCGATCACCTCGTGTTTAATAAGACTGTTGGCTTGAAAGATACTTGGGCAAAGAAGGCCAAAGCATAA
- a CDS encoding Nramp family divalent metal transporter yields the protein MKNILKDLGRKDHPRVLGALDIFKFIGPGLLVTVGFIDPGNWASNFAAGSEYGYALLWVVTLSTIMLIALQHNVAHLGIVTGLCLSEAAVKYTPKWIGRPIIVSAILASISTSLAEILGGAIALQMLLGISIPTGSVLTTVAVLIMLFTNSYKKMERAIIGFVSMIGLSFVYELFLVDIHWPAAIEGAFVPTVPQGSLLIIMSVLGAVVMPHNLFLHSEIVQSREIHLKGDERIRHMLKYEFFDTLFSMIVGWAINSAMILLAASTFFSHGQHVDELSQAQAMLQPLLGNNAANIFAIALLLAGISSTITSGMAAGSIFSGLFGESYNAQDTHSIVGIVLSLGIALLMIFFIGDPFKGLIISQMFLSVQLPFTVFLQVGLTSSKRVMGKYANTKLNMLFLYSLAGIVTLLNIWLLIESIS from the coding sequence ATGAAAAATATATTAAAAGATTTAGGACGTAAGGACCATCCACGTGTGTTGGGTGCCTTAGATATATTTAAGTTTATTGGTCCCGGTTTATTGGTGACCGTAGGTTTTATTGACCCCGGTAACTGGGCAAGTAACTTTGCTGCTGGTTCAGAGTATGGTTATGCGTTGTTATGGGTAGTAACCCTTTCAACGATTATGCTCATTGCTTTGCAGCATAACGTTGCTCACCTTGGTATTGTGACAGGACTTTGTTTGAGTGAGGCTGCTGTAAAATATACGCCAAAATGGATAGGTCGACCAATTATTGTGAGTGCTATTCTTGCCAGTATCTCTACCTCTTTAGCTGAGATTCTTGGTGGAGCGATTGCGTTACAAATGCTTTTGGGAATCAGTATTCCAACAGGCTCCGTTCTAACAACTGTGGCAGTATTGATAATGCTGTTTACGAATAGTTACAAGAAGATGGAACGTGCCATTATTGGCTTTGTGTCAATGATTGGTCTTTCGTTTGTCTACGAACTCTTCCTCGTTGATATTCATTGGCCTGCAGCTATTGAAGGAGCTTTCGTTCCTACTGTTCCACAAGGGTCTCTCTTGATTATTATGAGTGTGTTGGGTGCTGTTGTGATGCCTCATAATCTTTTCCTTCATTCAGAGATTGTACAGAGTCGTGAGATTCATTTGAAGGGTGATGAACGTATCCGCCACATGTTAAAGTATGAGTTTTTTGATACGCTTTTCTCTATGATTGTCGGCTGGGCTATTAATTCAGCAATGATACTTTTGGCTGCAAGTACCTTCTTCTCTCATGGGCAGCATGTAGATGAACTGTCTCAAGCGCAGGCAATGTTACAACCTTTGTTGGGTAATAATGCAGCGAACATCTTTGCAATTGCCTTGCTTTTAGCAGGTATTTCCAGTACGATAACCAGTGGAATGGCTGCGGGTAGTATCTTCTCAGGTCTTTTTGGTGAGTCATATAATGCGCAAGATACGCACTCTATTGTTGGTATCGTCCTCTCGTTGGGTATTGCGCTTTTGATGATTTTCTTCATTGGCGACCCATTCAAAGGACTGATTATTTCGCAGATGTTCCTGTCTGTTCAGCTTCCTTTCACCGTTTTCTTACAAGTGGGTCTGACTTCTTCTAAGCGAGTGATGGGTAAATATGCCAATACTAAGTTGAATATGCTCTTCCTCTATTCGTTAGCAGGAATTGTTACCTTACTTAATATATGGCTTTTGATAGAAAGTATATCATAA
- a CDS encoding Type 1 glutamine amidotransferase-like domain-containing protein — protein MKKIFLCSYFAEVASILSESVSVPLRGKTVAFIPTASIHEAYTQYVEEARVAFDSLGLIVKELEITQCSKNEIEEVLTSCDCIYVSGGNTFFLLQELRRTGVDRYIIEQVEQGKLYIGESAGAMILAPNIEYAKGMDDCYSRVSGMEDFVGLGLVGFYPVVHFDSFPFEKAAREVVNKNSNLPLKIITNQQAIAVVGNNVVIKERK, from the coding sequence ATGAAGAAAATCTTTTTATGTTCATATTTTGCGGAGGTTGCTTCTATTTTATCCGAATCTGTTTCAGTTCCGTTGAGAGGCAAGACAGTAGCATTTATCCCTACGGCAAGCATTCATGAAGCGTATACGCAATATGTGGAAGAAGCCAGAGTGGCATTTGATTCTCTTGGACTTATTGTTAAGGAATTGGAAATTACTCAATGTAGTAAGAATGAAATAGAAGAGGTCCTGACAAGCTGCGACTGTATCTATGTATCGGGTGGCAATACGTTTTTTCTCTTGCAGGAATTGAGGAGAACTGGTGTCGACAGGTATATCATAGAGCAGGTGGAGCAAGGAAAACTATATATTGGGGAATCTGCTGGAGCGATGATACTTGCTCCCAACATTGAATATGCAAAGGGTATGGATGACTGTTATTCGCGGGTGTCAGGAATGGAGGACTTTGTTGGTCTTGGACTTGTTGGATTCTATCCTGTTGTACATTTCGATAGTTTTCCTTTTGAAAAGGCTGCACGGGAAGTTGTCAACAAGAATAGCAATCTGCCCTTGAAGATTATTACAAATCAGCAAGCTATTGCTGTTGTGGGAAACAATGTCGTAATAAAAGAAAGAAAATAA
- the nth gene encoding endonuclease III, which produces MTRKERYDYALSYFRKNVGHVSTELNFGSAFQLLCATLLSAQCTDKRINAITPELFRHYPDAKAMAEATADEIFEYVKSVSYPNSKAKHLVEMSKMLVEKFGGEVPSDPNELVTLPGVGRKTANVIQAVWFGKPTLAVDTHVYRVSHRLGLVPSTANTPRKVEDYLMKNIPKDEVSDAHHWILLHGRYVCKSAKPDCEHCPFDDICPKLLDNSKL; this is translated from the coding sequence ATGACAAGAAAAGAAAGATATGATTATGCACTGAGTTATTTTCGCAAGAATGTTGGGCATGTTTCGACTGAGCTAAATTTTGGTTCGGCATTCCAACTTCTTTGTGCGACACTCCTTTCTGCTCAGTGTACGGATAAGCGAATCAATGCGATTACGCCAGAATTGTTCCGTCATTATCCAGATGCAAAGGCGATGGCAGAGGCTACAGCCGATGAGATATTTGAGTATGTGAAGAGTGTTTCTTACCCCAATTCAAAGGCAAAACATTTAGTTGAGATGTCGAAGATGTTAGTAGAGAAGTTTGGCGGAGAAGTCCCTTCTGACCCTAATGAACTCGTAACATTACCTGGAGTAGGGCGTAAGACGGCAAATGTTATTCAAGCAGTGTGGTTTGGTAAGCCGACACTTGCTGTTGACACGCACGTTTACCGTGTCAGTCATCGTTTAGGACTGGTTCCTTCAACAGCCAACACGCCTCGTAAGGTTGAGGATTATCTGATGAAGAATATTCCTAAAGATGAGGTGTCGGATGCGCATCATTGGATATTACTTCACGGTCGTTATGTTTGCAAGAGTGCGAAGCCTGATTGTGAACATTGTCCTTTTGATGATATATGTCCAAAGTTGTTGGATAATAGTAAGTTGTAG
- a CDS encoding DUF2461 domain-containing protein encodes MDTKKIMHFLKGIAANNNKQWFQEHKAEYDEVKDDFEKGVDQIISCLATFDDEVSHLTAKDCTYRFYRDVRFSPDKSPYKRHLGAYICARGRKALRGGYYIHLQPGNCLVGVGCYWLPTNILTSCRNEIMANIDEWRKDVENEDFLNLFGRPNEGEWTDDKVSKRGFGLAALKTVPKGFPKDYEYLRYLRMKDYCCWVSVPDDFFEGDGWVEQLEHICKTGKPMMDFINNVVDDYE; translated from the coding sequence ATGGATACAAAGAAGATAATGCACTTCCTGAAAGGTATTGCTGCGAACAATAATAAGCAATGGTTTCAGGAGCATAAGGCTGAATACGATGAGGTGAAGGATGATTTCGAGAAAGGAGTTGACCAAATAATATCTTGTTTGGCGACCTTTGATGATGAGGTTTCACACTTGACGGCAAAGGATTGTACTTATCGTTTTTATCGTGACGTTCGTTTTTCACCTGATAAAAGTCCATATAAACGCCACTTGGGTGCATACATTTGTGCACGTGGTAGAAAGGCTTTGCGTGGTGGTTATTATATACATCTTCAGCCAGGCAACTGCTTGGTTGGTGTGGGATGCTATTGGTTGCCTACGAATATATTGACTTCATGTCGCAATGAAATCATGGCGAACATTGATGAATGGCGTAAAGATGTAGAGAATGAGGACTTTCTTAATTTGTTCGGACGACCTAATGAAGGTGAATGGACCGACGATAAAGTCAGTAAGAGAGGCTTTGGACTTGCAGCTTTAAAGACTGTTCCAAAGGGATTTCCAAAAGATTATGAGTATCTTCGGTATCTTCGAATGAAGGATTATTGCTGTTGGGTGTCTGTGCCTGATGACTTCTTCGAGGGCGATGGCTGGGTTGAGCAGTTAGAACATATCTGTAAGACAGGTAAGCCTATGATGGACTTTATTAATAATGTGGTAGATGATTATGAATAA